From Syntrophaceae bacterium, one genomic window encodes:
- a CDS encoding DoxX family membrane protein, with amino-acid sequence MNASQLSDRLKRILASPLPYHLLRVAMAALFLYAGGVKLLDPKAFAVTISAYNLIPEPLLPVVAIGLPLVEVIAGIGLLFQVRGSLTGIAALMVLFIAVLGYGILSDLDVDCGCFGAEELARRSSLQDAFIRDLVITGIVIPYLYWYQRFRTRAGLNRIQEETKGE; translated from the coding sequence ATGAACGCGTCCCAACTGTCCGATCGTCTGAAAAGAATCCTCGCGTCGCCCCTTCCGTATCATCTGCTCCGGGTGGCGATGGCGGCGCTGTTTCTGTACGCGGGCGGCGTCAAGCTCCTGGATCCGAAGGCCTTTGCCGTCACCATCTCGGCCTACAACCTGATACCGGAGCCGCTTCTCCCGGTGGTCGCCATCGGCCTGCCGCTGGTTGAGGTCATCGCGGGAATCGGCCTCCTGTTCCAGGTCCGGGGGAGCCTGACGGGCATCGCCGCCCTGATGGTCCTCTTCATCGCCGTCTTGGGCTATGGCATTTTGAGCGATCTGGACGTCGACTGCGGCTGCTTCGGCGCGGAAGAACTGGCCAGGAGGAGCAGCCTTCAGGATGCCTTTATCCGTGATCTCGTGATTACGGGGATCGTCATTCCCTACCTGTACTGGTACCAGCGTTTCCGGACCCGAGCGGGTCTCAACAGAATCCAGGAAGAGACGAAAGGAGAATAA
- a CDS encoding rhodanese-like domain-containing protein has product MMKRKAVLGMALCLALVFGFAGAAVAAWGARELETEKVAVTFAAEVARGGYKVVATPELKAWMDQKKPMLIIDTMPFEASYKKQHVPGAVQMEFPIPEMTKLDDKTKAALEKLLGPDKNRLIVFYCGFVKCTRSHNGAMWAVKLGYKNVYRHPGGIKAWDEADYPIEKVK; this is encoded by the coding sequence ATGATGAAACGGAAAGCGGTTTTGGGTATGGCGCTGTGCCTGGCCCTGGTCTTCGGCTTCGCCGGGGCGGCGGTGGCGGCATGGGGCGCCAGGGAACTCGAGACGGAAAAGGTCGCCGTGACCTTCGCCGCCGAAGTGGCGCGAGGCGGCTACAAGGTCGTGGCCACTCCGGAACTGAAGGCCTGGATGGACCAGAAGAAACCCATGCTGATCATCGACACCATGCCCTTCGAGGCGAGCTACAAGAAGCAGCATGTCCCCGGGGCCGTCCAGATGGAGTTCCCCATCCCGGAGATGACGAAGCTGGACGACAAGACGAAGGCTGCCCTGGAAAAGCTCCTCGGTCCCGACAAAAACCGCCTGATCGTCTTCTACTGCGGGTTTGTGAAATGCACCCGCAGCCACAACGGCGCCATGTGGGCCGTGAAGCTGGGATACAAAAACGTCTATCGCCACCCGGGCGGAATCAAGGCCTGGGACGAGGCGGACTATCCCATTGAAAAGGTGAAATAG